One Papaver somniferum cultivar HN1 chromosome 10, ASM357369v1, whole genome shotgun sequence genomic window carries:
- the LOC113317566 gene encoding pentatricopeptide repeat-containing protein At1g18900-like, with amino-acid sequence MQIMLRSKQIGPLTQCARSFFVSGTRGGADGSPCPHPEDETYAPRKQLRNNGVFLPHKDSTLGSRSSVSDGATLSGDAIGTIGCKTENGAKPAATHVLSVPSPSLRLASGSSVVNDVCVIQKDHIPSTAHVSDQFVKAGIAAVSLLSDLVNYKLPVSDGKEVLHNTTNCMLDPSRPISSIRPSNIKPVKRESFVTVDRKPTVVEIGRGTASNVCSDVPKVKSEKFAPVKTTSTNHSSSKGIQNNSVENLNVPSGTRYRQRQYVQQKSKLTSYHAVSNSKTGQASEPKAAGSTSESVRSGSDNVQKPSVHARTPTGFTPLGRNNVNTRHAVERVSNILQQCKWGPSAEEALEKLNCSLDPYQANQVLKQLQDHSIAIGFFNWLKSRPGFKHDGHTYTTMVGILGRARKFTYINRLLDEMARDGCLPNVVTYNRLIHSYGRANYLNEALNVFHQMQEVGCEPDRVTYCTLIDIHAKAGYLDVAMDLYERMQLAGLSPDTFTYSVIINCLGKGGHLAAAYKLFCEMVSQGCVPNLVTYNIMIALQAKARNYPCALKIYRDMQTAGFQPDKVTYSIVMEVLGVCGYLDEAEAVFSEMKQHNWIPDEPVYGILVDMWGKAGQVDKAREWFQAMLNAGLRPNVPTCNSLLSAFLRMHRLADAYDLLQSMLRFGLHPSLQTYTLLLSCSTDTTFRIDMGFCWKLMAVTGHPAHAFLVSMPSSGLDGGLNVRQHASNFFDLMHSEDRESKRGLVDAVVDFLHKSGLREEAGSVWEVAALKNVYPDAVREKSSCYWLINLHVMSNGTAITALSRTLAWFRKKMIASGVGPSRIDIVTGWGRRSRVTGSSLVRESVHELLDMFQFPFLPENGNSGCFVGSGDSLNRWLYQPCVERMHLL; translated from the coding sequence ATGCAAATAATGTTAAGGAGTAAGCAGATCGGTCCCCTTACCCAGTGTGCTAGGTCATTTTTTGTTAGTGGTACTCGAGGCGGAGCAGACGGAAGTCCTTGTCCTCACCCCGAAGATGAAACTTATGCTCCGAGGAAGCAGCTCAGAAATAATGGAGTTTTTCTTCCACATAAGGATTCCACCTTAGGTTCCAGATCTTCAGTCAGTGATGGAGCTACACTTTCTGGAGATGCAATTGGAACAATTGGCTGTAAGACTGAGAATGGTGCTAAGCCAGCTGCCACACATGTTCTATCTGTTCCGAGCCCTTCATTGAGATTGGCTTCTGGGAGTTCTGTAGTGAATGATGTATGTGTTATTCAGAAAGATCACATTCCTTCAACTGCTCATGTTTCAGATCAGTTTGTCAAAGCTGGCATTGCTGCAGTTAGCCTTTTATCCGACTTGGTAAATTACAAGCTTCCTGTATCAGATGGGAAAGAGGTACTTCACAACACCACAAACTGCATGCTTGATCCTTCAAGGCCCATCTCCAGCATAAGACCATCCAACATAAAACCAGTGAAAAGAGAGAGTTTTGTCACTGTTGATAGAAAACCAACTGTTGTTGAGATAGGACGTGGTACAGCATCTAATGTTTGTTCGGACGTTCCAAAAGTTAAATCAGAAAAGTTTGCTCCAGTGAAGACTACAAGTACAAACCATAGTTCAAGTAAGGGTATCCAGAATAATTCAGTTGAGAATCTGAATGTACCTTCTGGTACTAGATATCGTCAGAGGCAATACGTGCAACAGAAATCTAAACTTACTTCATACCATGCTGTTTCAAATTCTAAGACTGGACAAGCATCAGAACCCAAGGCTGCAGGAAGTACTTCTGAAAGCGTTAGATCTGGTTCAGATAATGTTCAGAAGCCTTCAGTGCATGCAAGGACGCCAACAGGTTTTACCCCATTGGGTAGGAATAATGTGAACACCAGACATGCTGTAGAGCGTGTTTCTAACATTTTACAGCAGTGCAAGTGGGGACCGTCTGCAGAAGAGGCATTAGAGAAACTCAACTGTTCGTTGGATCCTTATCAAGCCAATCAGGTCCTTAAACAGCTACAAGATCATTCAATTGCTATAGGTTTTTTCAACTGGTTGAAAAGTCGTCCTGGATTTAAACATGATGGGCATACTTACACCACAATGGTTGGCATACTTGGGCGTGCTAGAAAATTCACTTACATAAACCGATTACTTGATGAAATGGCCAGAGATGGGTGCTTACCAAATGTGGTAACATATAATCGTCTGATTCATAGCTATGGTCGTGCAAATTACTTGAATGAAGCATTAAATGTTTTTCATCAGATGCAAGAAGTGGGCTGTGAACCAGATCGAGTTACCTACTGTACGCTTATTGACATCCACGCGAAAGCAGGTTATCTAGATGTTGCAATGGACTTGTACGAGAGGATGCAGTTGGCAGGTCTCTCACCTGACACGTTTACGTATAGTGTTATTATCAACTGTCTTGGGAAAGGTGGGCACTTGGCTGCTGCTTACAAGCTCTTCTGCGAGATGGTTTCTCAAGGTTGTGTTCCCAACCTGGTCACATACAATATCATGATTGCTCTTCAAGCCAAGGCAAGAAACTACCCATGTGCATTAAAGATTTATCGGGACATGCAAACTGCTGGATTCCAACCTGACAAAGTTACATACAGTATTGTCATGGAGGTACTTGGGGTATGTGGATATCTGGATGAAGCAGAAGCTGTATTTTCAGAAATGAAGCAGCACAACTGGATTCCTGATGAACCTGTTTACGGTATTTTAGTTGACATGTGGGGTAAAGCTGGACAAGTTGATAAAGCTCGGGAATGGTTTCAAGCAATGCTCAATGCAGGCCTCCGCCCTAATGTCCCTACATGCAACTCTTTACTCAGTGCTTTTCTCCGAATGCATCGGTTAGCTGATGCCTATGATCTGCTCCAAAGTATGTTGAGATTTGGTCTGCACCCAAGTCTTCAGACCTATACGCTGCTCCTCAGCTGCTCTACTGATACAACATTTCGTATTGACATGGGTTTTTGCTGGAAACTCATGGCAGTTACTGGCCATCCTGCCCATGCATTTCTTGTATCAATGCCATCATCAGGACTCGATGGTGGACTGAACGTGCGGCAACATGCTAGCAACTTCTTCGACTTAATGCACAGCGAGGATAGAGAGAGTAAAAGGGGGCTTGTTGATGCGGTGGTAGATTTCCTTCATAAGTCGGGTCTTAGAGAAGAGGCCGGATCAGTTTGGGAGGTAGCGGCTTTGAAAAATGTGTACCCGGATGCAGTTCGAGAGAAGAGCTCCTGCTACTGGCTTATAAACCTTCATGTTATGTCCAATGGAACTGCAATTACAGCCTTGTCAAGGACTCTTGCTTGGTTTCGTAAGAAGATGATTGCATCAGGTGTTGGACCAAGCAGAATTGATATTGTTACAGGCTGGGGCCGGCGTAGTAGAGTCACTGGATCTTCTTTGGTCAGAGAGTCCGTTCATGAGTTGCTGGATATGTTTCAGTTTCCATTTTTACCGGAAAATGGTAACTCTGGGTGTTTTGTAGGCAGCGGAGATTCTCTCAATCGATGGTTATACCAACCATGTGTTGAGCGAATGCACTTACTTTAG
- the LOC113315423 gene encoding uncharacterized protein LOC113315423: MSSMVDKGWTNCSRKSALYIEGVRSFIEFVNQNGGGNTLYSCPCVRCKNEVEAQSLEDNTNNANLAENVENVGDVTVDPAIGVDDNFGIDSGIHNDAGTRKRKKKKNSVYERAKEPLYPSCPKGMKTLYASIKLNHINTRYGFFDNGMTTILELMNELLPKENTFPSKYPEVKKMIQELGMDYITYDACVNECILYWKDCALLVKCHVCQEYRYKKVFNDEKKLTTIAHKTVRHFSLITRLKRFYTEPWIADAMNWHSRAKSDINVMRHPVDSLAWRCADSFSPEFSKEPRNVALGISTDGLNPNGCFGLAHSCWPVILCMYNLAHSLCMKRELSLFTLLISCPKAPALGTLSGCVTHGYFACPTCGEGTVADYLPFTKKICYREHRRWLPVKHKYCYDKTNFDGEVEHGTTRWTLTGQQIQDIVGKIGSKKRKGKQPSLEILKRKRKVDREAEIKGDANAEDEVNDQYSTFTRRSILYDLPNWGSNAIRHMIDTFLCKIGSKKRKGKQPSLASLKRKRKDDREAEIKGDANAEDEVNDQYSTFTRRSILYELPNWGSNAIRHITDVMHMEKNITEHLLNTMM; the protein is encoded by the exons ATGTCATCTATGGTTGATAAGGGCTGGACGAATTGTTCCCGTAAATCTGCTCTGTACATAGAAGGTGTTAGGTCATTTATAGAATTTGTTAATCAAAATGGTGGTGGAAATACCTTATATTCATGCCCCTGTGTTAGATGTAAGAATG AGGTAGAAGCACAATCACTCGAGGATAACACTAATAATGCCAATTTAGCTGAGAATGTAGAAAATGTAGGAGATGTAACTGTTGATCCTGCTATAG GGGTAGATGATAATTTTGGAATAGATAGTGGGATTCATAATGATGCTGGAActaggaaaaggaaaaaaaaaaagaattctgtCTACGAGCGTGCAAAAGAACCGTTATATCCTTCATGTCCTAAAGGAATGAAAACACTATATGcttctatcaaattgaatcacataaatacaCGGTATGGGTTTTTTGATAATGGTATGACAACAATCTTAGAGTTGATGAATGAGTTGCTTCCTAAAGAAAATACGTTtccatctaagtacccagaagtGAAAAAGATGATCCAAGAACTAGGAATGGATTATATAACATATGATGCCTGCGTAAATGAATGTATTTTATATTGGAAAGATTGTGCATTGTTGGTTAAGTGTCATGTTTGTCAAGAATATAGGTATAAGAAGGTTTTTAATGATGAGAAGAAGCTTACAACTATTGCTCATAAGACGGTAAGACATTTTTCGTTGATTACAAGGCTGAAAAGGTTTTATACTGAACCATGGATCGCGGATGCAATGAATTGGCATTCTAGAGCAAAGTCAGATATAAATGTCATGCGTCATCCCGTCGATTCTTTAGCTTGGCGGTGTGCAGATAGTTTTTCACCTGAGTTTTCCAAGGAACCAAGGAATGTTGCACTTGGGATATCAACTGACGGTTTGAATCCGAATGGGTGTTTCGGTCTTGCACATAGTTGTTGGCCTGTGATTCTGTGTATGTATAATTTAGCTCATTCGTTGTGTATGAAGCGGGAATTATCCTTGTTTACATTGCTGATATCATGCCCTAAAGCTCCCG CGTTGGGTACTTTATCTGGTTGTGTAACTCATGGATATTTTGCGTGTCCTACTTGTGGAGAAGGCACTGTTGCTGATTATCTTCCATTTACTAAGAAGATCTGCTATAGGGAACACCGAAGATGGCTACCAGTGAAACATAAGTATTGCTATGACAAGACAAACTTCGATGGAGAGGTAGAGCACGGTACAACTCGATGGACACTAACAGGGCAACAAATACAAGATATTGTAGGTAAAATCGGATCGAAGAAGCGCAAAGGAAAACAACCTTCACTAGAAATTTTGAAACGCAAAAGGAAAGTTGATCGTGAAGCGGAAATAAAAGGTGATGCCAATGCGGAAGATGAGGTTAATGACCAATATTCAACGTTTACTCGAAGATCTATTCTCTATGACTTGCCCAACTGGGGTTCAAATGCAATTCGccatatgatagacacatttttgt GTAAAATCGGATCGAAGAAGCGCAAGGGAAAACAACCTTCACTAGCAAGTTTGAAACGCAAAAGGAAAGATGATCGTGAAGCGGAAATAAAAGGTGATGCCAATGCGGAAGATGAGGTTAATGACCAATATTCAACGTTTACTCGAAGATCTATTCTCTATGAGTTGCCCAACTGGGGTTCAAATGCAATTCGCCATATCACAGATGTCATGCACATGGAGAAGAATATAACAGAGCATCTTCTGAATACTATGATGTGA